cccttttgtATACAGGTGGATGTTGGTTTGTGATTTTTACAGTCTTGGGAAGCACCAGCTTCTTCCTAAGGGCTGAAACTTGATTAACAGGAAATGAGAAATCCAGGTGACATCTTActcatttgtttttcctcccCCCTTTAAATCCTTTTGGATTTGGGAAAACTTAGgggatctttttcttttctttgtcttaattttgccttttttctaaAGAATGTCAGGtgcactgtcagattggctaagatgacaggaacaaataatgatgaatgttggaggggatgtgggaaaactgggacactaatacattgctggtggagttgtgaaagaatccagccattctggagagcaatttggaactatgccccaaaagttatcaaactgtgcataccctttgacccagcattgctgctattgggcttatatcccaaagaaatactaaagagcggaaagggacctgtatgtgccaaaatgtttgtgaagctctttttgttgtagctagaaactggaagatgaatggatgtccatcagttggagaatggttgggtaaattatggtatatgaaggttatggaatattactgctctgtaagaaatgaccagcaggaggaatacagagaggcttggagagacttacatcaactgatgctgagtgaaatgaatagaaccagaagatcgctgtacacttcaatgttgtatgaaaatatattctgatggaagtggatatcttcaacataaagaagatccaactcacttccagttgatcaatgatagacagaggtagctacacccagagaaggaacactgggaagtgaatgtaaattgttagcactactgtctgtttGCCCacgttacttgtaccttcggaatctaatgcttattgtgcaacaaaaaaatggtatttacacacatgtattgtatctaggttatattgtaacacatgtaaaatgtatgggaatgcctgtcatcggggggagggagtagagggagagggaggataatttggaaaaatgaatacaagggataatattataaaattttttttttttaaatttaaaaaaaaaaaaagaatgtcaggtGCAGCAGATAGGTCTTTGAATGGCATTATTATAGCAGAAAATTCTCCCCTTCTAGCACTACAACATGTCTCTGAAGTTCACTTAGGTGTTCAGATAGCTTTATATGTTTATGTTTTAATGAATGGCTATTTAGCAATTTATTTTCATGTCTTTTGGAACTGTTGGAGTTCTCTTTGAAGAAATCAGTAGAGGTTCTTTTGTAATATAATTGATAGGATCATAGAAACAggttattttacaaattaggaaactgaggcctagggagaataaaatatttgcccaagatcatacagataaTTAGCTTCAGAGAAAGGGCCCAACACTTTTTAACTCTAGAGTCAGTACTCTTTCCAATATGTCTTgatagtttttttggtttttttctctgaCATCTGGTagcttttgttaatttttatggTTGATTCTCACTTGGatcttttctaacattctatagAGTTAGacaaaatgggatttgaatggacTTCCTTTTGTTGCTGGAGGGAATGAGGTTTGTTTATCTGTCATTGAAATAAATCTGCATAGTTATCTATAGCTACCcaaagcaaaactttttttttttaaagcaaaggttttaaatttttaaagcaaaggtTTAAAAATGTCTCATGTTTACCTTATTGGTCTGAACATTAGGGTATCTGCCCAAACTTGTTTCCCCTTTCCCACATACACTTAGTATATAAGCCTATAAAACCGTTGTTATTTTCAAACATacgctttttttcctttttgaattccttttgaatcattttttagGGATGAGATATTTGTACTAATAGTATCATATGTTATCAAATTAAACTTCAGATATGATGATAGAAAGCATTACATGTTCTGTTACAGTAGGCACTTGTCAGTTATTTTTGTTAAAATCCATCTACTTATGATAGTTAAAAGGCAGTAACTCTGCTTTTACCAGATGGATGTTCTTGagtgttaatttcttttttttttccttttctttttttttgcactgaggcaactggggttaagtgacttgctcagggtcacacagccaggaagtgttaagtgtctgagactagatttgaactcaagtcttcctgacttcagggctgatgctcttatttactgtactacctagctacccTTTTTGAGTGttaatttcatctataaaatgtagagtTGTTTAATTCTATGACTGCATTTGTGATTATTTAACTAGGACTCGACTTTCTGACCAGGCAAACTGCCTCTAAAAATGTCATTATGGTTCCTGTATTTTCTCCATAGGAAATATAAATCATGCTGGGCTCTGGGTTCAAGGCTGAACGCTTAAGAGTCAACTTGCGCCTGGTCATAAATCGCCtcaaactgctagaaaaaaagaaaagtgagtaCTTCAGCATggcatttatttttcccttttctcaggTTTCTCACTGGATCCTGGCTATGACATTTTGTTTTCAGGTTGTGTAAGTAAACCTCTATgcatcttagtttctttatctgcaaaatggagactAATAGCATCAATTCCCAGAGCTGTTCTgagaatgaaataagataatatttgtaaaaacttaaaggtgtgtatgtataaaaataaatgcttgctgttgCTATTGGTTGTTATCAAGAGTAATCTTActaaggaaaaggaataaaaagctcAAGTGAGCTTTTTTTTAGAGTGTTGAACCAacctaggaaaattatttttctgtaggTTTCACGTTCAGAATTTTTATAGCATAGACTGCTACGTACAGTGTATCTTTCCTGACCATGGAAAAGCTCATTATCAatgtataaaaaaaatatatacggTTTATATTACAGCGGAACTAGCCcagaaagcaaggaaggagatTGCAGATTATCTAGCAGCTGGGAAGGATGAACGGGCTCGGATCCGTGTGGAGCATATCATTCGAGAAGATTACCTTGTGGAAGCCATGGAGATATTAGAACTCTACTGTGATCTACTCTTAGCCCGATTTGGCTTGATCCAGTCTATGAAGTAAGACATGTTACATtccccttttttccattttttgcagGAATGGGCATGGGTTTTATTTTACATGATTATGTTGGGAAGCTGGCACGATGTTATTGTCCTTATCTGTAGTCTGATAGATTGGTCCCATCTTAAGTAGGACAACTAGGGCATTCTTTATTCCCTCACCCCAAACccaaaggcaattggggttaagtgacttacccgggatcacacagctagaagtgttaagtctctgagaccagatttgaacttagatccttctgacttcagagctgatcttctatctactgcactacctagctgtccctactAGGGCATTCTTAAGAAATAGTAGAGTGaagttttaaagtttaaagtactgagttaattgtgtttttttcatttttatattttcttagagAACTTGATTCTGGTCTGGCTGAATCTGTGTCCACTTTGATCTGGGCTGCTCCTCGACTCCAGTCTGAAGTGGCTGAGTTGAAAATAGTGAGTATTACTGATTTCAATAATTTTTGTAATCCTTCAGTGAAATAAAACATCTATCTGTATGTTTGCTGCCTCTGTTTAGTTCATATGTGTGATTATAGATTATCATTTTTTGAGGTGGGGGGAGTTGGTTTTTTGTCATactgtttctgaaaaaaaaattcttgttctgAGACTATTTCACAGATTGATAGAATGTTTAGTATGATTAGAGGAAaatgatttgttcttttcttcagttgttGTTGAATGGTTTCTGCATTTTTTtcagtgttctttttttctctttaggttGCGGATCAGCTTTGTGCCAAGTATAGTAAAGAATATGGCAAACTATGTAGGACCAATCAAATTGGAACTGTGAATGACAGGGTAATGTGCATACTTgttaaaaaccaaaaacaagcaAGATGAGTAGGTGACACTTTTGACCCACTACAATTTTGGTAGATACAAGCAAGCCTAGATTAAtgtaaagttgtccattttgctgtgggaaaggagggaagaagaaaagggggacaGTATTGAATTGTAGGTTAACAGTGTAGTCATTTGTCCCTTCACTCTTTTGGGGGGTGTGACTTTTATCTGATCCTAGTCCTATAATATTgatcttttatttattgttatgttCAAAATTTATTCAACAATTACATGAAGCATCTATTTTGTATACATAACCATTGTAGTATACACTGGAGctataaaaagcaaaatgacatCATTCCTATTCTTGAGCTGACTTCCACTAAATTAATTGTGATTGGAGAGGGAGTAGTGGAGGAGGAAACTGATCCAAGTTTGTCAGCAACTACATACTTTATTTTTACTCAGACTGGCCAAGCAACCAGCAGCTAGTAAGTGCTGGTACTGTTCTTAGTCATTaagattacaaagacaaaaatagaatagTCCTTGGGAAATGGACCTTGTTCTGTATGCCTAGGAAAAATGCTAATGCCAAATGCTAATACTGCTACTAACTTAATTTATgacttggggaaaataatttgtcTTTACTTTGCCTTGtggaagaaatactaaaaagagaaaaacaattaactGATTAATTGGTGGTTGCTACCAATTTTGTAATGAATACTAAACCCTTTTTTGTACTATCATAGTTATAGGTATCTTGGGATTAAAGTGGACATCCCTGTTTCCCaagtaatttgttttgtttttgttttttccccagctAATGCATAAATTGAGTGTGGAGGCTCCACCCAAAATTCTGGTAGAGAGATACCTGATTGAAATAGCCAAAAATTACAATGTTCCTTATGAACCTGACTCTGTTGTCATGGTGAGTACATTAGGTCCAGTTGAGGTACAGAGGAGAGTGAGGATATCtcagtagatatatatatatatatatatatatatgtatccatgtgTTTAGACAACTTGGTAATACATGTAGGGATTAAATCTCTGCTTTTGCTTTGCTAGTCTATAGGAATAGTAGAGCAATATTTGTGTAGCAcattaagcaaaaaaaataagtactttataaatggtatttcatttgatcttcacattttagagatgaggaaactgaggcagatgattGACTCAGAGTGGATGTAAATAgccattgtttctattttggccagaacCCTGACTGTTTCCCTTCccagactgttttttttttttttttttttttttgggggggggaagggagcagGGCTggaaagagactattaaagaggtccattctttgcctcagttcttacctagccttaatcaacAGAAAGGACACTAAAAGGCATTACCACAGTCAAACTGAGAACTTATCTTAGAAAATATCAAGGCCTTCCATGCCATCCAGATCCATTTCCAATCCTGATCTAAATCTGGCCCAGATTGGTTCTGGAGGggagagtgaggctggtgaccaattcacttgcatatcatagcATCAGCTCCCTGCAGAGGAGCtcctcttggagaaggaaggacaaacaacactaGAGACCTGTGATTTACTCATCTAGGAATGACTTAGTATATAAATCCTAGAGAATTGCTTGAGGCacataaggttaagtgatttgcctcagATAACAGATTTAAATGAAGATCTGTATTTTAGGCTTAGTCATTGTCTGAGACTGTAACCTTGGCCTtccttatccactgtgccaccactTTGTGTATGATAGTTACtatccaaatacttttaaaaaattatacagcAATATGTTTCTTAGGTGATATTATTAACATAGCTGTTTTTTCTGACTTGCAAATGTGCATTGACATTGAGAAATTCATAATACCCTCATTGATTGTGAGGTAACCCCTAGGCTTCTGGGCCTGTTGTGTAACTATATGTTGGTTCCTCTTTCCTCAGGCAGAAGCTCCTCCTGGAGTTGACACAGATCTTATTGATGTTGGATTCACAGATGATGTGAAAAAAGGT
The DNA window shown above is from Sminthopsis crassicaudata isolate SCR6 chromosome 2, ASM4859323v1, whole genome shotgun sequence and carries:
- the IST1 gene encoding IST1 homolog → MLGSGFKAERLRVNLRLVINRLKLLEKKKTELAQKARKEIADYLAAGKDERARIRVEHIIREDYLVEAMEILELYCDLLLARFGLIQSMKELDSGLAESVSTLIWAAPRLQSEVAELKIVADQLCAKYSKEYGKLCRTNQIGTVNDRLMHKLSVEAPPKILVERYLIEIAKNYNVPYEPDSVVMAEAPPGVDTDLIDVGFTDDVKKGGHGRGGGGGGFTAPVGPEGTVPMPMPMPMPMPSPGSPFSYPPPKGPSDFNGLPVGTYQPFPNIHPPQIPATPPTYESVDVNADKNVPSAQVVGPGPKPEAPARTTLKTTDTFDNFVLPELPSVPDTLPTTSAGANTSASEDIDFDDLSRRFEELKKKT